One Aegilops tauschii subsp. strangulata cultivar AL8/78 chromosome 7, Aet v6.0, whole genome shotgun sequence genomic window carries:
- the LOC109761475 gene encoding uncharacterized protein translates to MAARSDDPDVSPESSSPAAAVGGEIWGTLEELLLACAVSRHGTSSWESVASEVQSRSPSAAARLTPTSCRLRFRLLHRRFAAGADVDGGGEPDPNAAVSDAWVDELRKLRVAELRREVERYDLSIGSLQSKVKRLKEERERSLSGETTPALKDERETGNESPEEAGGENGLSGEASARSCKESNSSDLKPPPGHDSGGAAADGDAEVKDEPAAGEMAAKDEASGESAAGSKEADAVKESSDVQSSASPSRKRRRRLRKVGGGDVASTSAPVPLPAAVAEPLLAFLQSVRTSKSGAVFERRLESQESGKYKGTIRRHVDLEMIRSRLESGGAAGGPDSACYASASEFYRDLLLLCANALVFFPRGSPEHAAATRTRALVSKRISATLQRDGLGTAGKAAALVGGGSSADGAKKAKADAEVAGSLLEKAAPIIVCRKRSSIAKAAAANKEKVEKEDTDEDEEFDEGKKKGSAKDKARGMRTNKGRAPVRNAAPNQKTGKASESAAADERTKKSDKMGGSGSGGKAAAAAGGVIKKRNAVDFLKRMKQNSVPSTERVSLLETLKLSATEQKKAAKADGRKEPGSSSGSKKAAETASGGRRSVGRPPKRAAAPPTPPPSKRAKDDRPTRKRGKK, encoded by the exons atggcggCCAGATCGGACGATCCCGATGTCTCGCCGGAGTCgtcgtcgccggcggcggcggtcggcggcgagATCTGGGGGACTCTCGAGGAGCTGCTGCTGGCGTGCGCCGTAAGTCGCCACGGCACCTCGAGCTGGGAGTCGGTGGCGTCGGAGGTGCAGTCGCGCagcccctccgccgccgcgcgcctcaCGCCCACCAGCTGCCGCCTCCGTTTCCGCCTCCTTCACCGTCGTTTCGCCGCCGGCGCCGACGTGGACGGAGGCGGGGAACCTGACCCAAACGCGGCCGTGTCCGACGCGTGGGTGGATGAGCTCAGGAAGTTGCGGGTCGCCGAGCTCCGCCGCGAGGTCGAGCGATACGATCTCTCGATCGG GTCATTGCAATCAAAGGTGAAACGGCTGAAGGAGGAACGGGAGAGGAGCCTCTCCGGCGAGACCACGCCGGCGTTGAAGGATGAACGGGAGACAGGGAACGAGTCGCCGGAGGAGGCCGGCGGTGAGAACGGCCTCTCCGGCGAGGCGTCCGCCCGGTCATGCAAGGAGTCCAACTCCTCAGATCTGAAGCCACCGCCGGGGCACGACTCTGGCGGTGCCGCCGCCGACGGCGATGCGGAGGTGAAGGATGAGCCGGCCGCCGGCGAGATGGCCGCGAAGGATGAGGCCTCCGGCGAGTCGGCGGCCGGGTCGAAGGAAGCCGACGCGGTGAAGGAGAGCAGCGACGTGCAGAGCTCGGCCAGCCCGTCCCGTAAACGGCGTCGCCGGCTGCGGAAGGTAGGCGGTGGCGACGTGGCTTCCACGTCGGCGCCCGTGCCCCTCCCCGCCGCGGTGGCCGAGCCGCTCCTCGCCTTCCTCCAGTCGGTCCGGACCAGCAAGTCCGGCGCCGTGTTCGAGCGGCGGCTCGAGAGCCAG GAGAGCGGCAAGTACAAGGGCACCATCAGGCGCCACGTGGACCTGGAGATGATCAGATCCAGGCTGGAATCCGGTGGGGCCGCTGGCGGGCCGGACAGCGCGTGCTACGCGTCAGCCTCCGAGTTCTACCGGGACCTGCTGCTGCTATGCGCCAACGCTCTCGTCTTCTTCCCGCGTGGCTCGCCAGAGCACGCCGCCGCGACCAGGACTCGCGCGCTCGTCTCCAAGCGCATCTCCGCGACTCTCCAGAGGGACGGCCTAGGGACGGCGGGGAAAGCTGCTGCCCTGGTCGGTGGTGGCTCCTCGGCGGACggcgccaagaaggccaaggcggATGCCGAGGTCGCCGGTTCGCTCCTCGAGAAGGCCGCGCCGATCATTGTTTGCCGGAAGCGGAGCTCCATTGCGAAGGCTGCTGCTGCTAACAAGGAGAAAGTGGAGAAGGAGGACACGGATGAAGATGAGGAGTTCGACGAGGGAAAGAAGAAGGGAAGCGCCAAGGACAAAGCCAGGGGTATGAGGACCAACAAGGGTCGGGCTCCTGTCAGGAACGCAGCTCCAAATCAGAAAACGGGGAAGGCTTCGGAGAGTGCTGCAGCTGACGAAAGGACGAAGAAATCTGACAAGATGGGTGGCAGCGGCAGCGGTGGcaaggcggcggcagcagcaggtGGCGTCATCAAGAAGCGGAATGCGGTGGACTTCCTGAAGCGGATGAAGCAGAACTCAGTGCCGTCAACGGAGAGAGTGTCGTTGCTAGAGACACTGAAACTCTCTGCGACAGAACAGAAGAAGGCTGCCAAGGCTGATGGCCGGAAAGAGCCGGGCAGCTCCTCCGGCTCCAAGAAGGCTGCCGAGACAGCGTCAGGAGGGAGGAGAAGCGTTGGCCGGCCGCCGAAACGGGCCGCTGCGCCTCCGACGCCTCCACCATCCAAGAGGGCGAAGGACGACCGGCCGACGAGGAAGCGCGGGAAAAAGTGA